Proteins co-encoded in one Deinococcus planocerae genomic window:
- a CDS encoding catalase: MSEQRDGQAIYNEHGTAVEGVGGTGDPRMGQGEGERTLTTRQGHPVRNNQNQRTVGTRGPATLENYQFLEKISHFDRERIPERVVHARGAGAHGYFEAYGKVGDEPVSKYTRAKLFQEAGKRTPVFVRFSTVIHSSHSPETMRDPRGFAVKFYTEDGNWDLVGNNLKVFFIRDAIKFPDVIHSLKPDPVTNRQDGGRIFDFMSNTPEAVHMLTLLFSPHGIPANYRHMQGSGVNTYKWVNDRGEAVLVKYHWEPVQGIKNLTQPEAEAIQGKNINHATQDLYEAIERGDYPQWELLVQIMSDDDHPELDFDPLDDTKIWPRDQFPWLPVGKMTLDRNPANYFAEVEQVAFGTGVLVDGLDFSDDKMLVGRTFSYSDTQRYRVGSNYLQLPINAAKKHVATNQRDGQMTYRVDTAPGQNPHVNYEPSSMNGLVEAPRDVVEYTPWVEGNLQRANIDRTNNFKQAGEQYRAFEDWERDDLIGNLVENISAATPEVQARMVELFTQCDEDYGRRVAEGLAARRVPSRTEKEEGAVQQAEERAKEAQPY, from the coding sequence ATGAGCGAGCAGCGAGACGGCCAGGCCATCTACAACGAGCACGGCACCGCCGTGGAGGGCGTCGGCGGCACGGGGGACCCCCGCATGGGCCAGGGCGAGGGCGAGCGCACGCTCACCACCCGGCAGGGCCACCCGGTGCGCAACAACCAGAACCAGCGCACGGTGGGCACGCGCGGCCCCGCCACCCTGGAGAACTACCAGTTCCTGGAAAAGATCAGCCACTTCGACCGCGAGCGCATCCCCGAGCGGGTGGTCCACGCACGCGGCGCCGGGGCGCACGGCTATTTCGAGGCCTACGGCAAGGTCGGCGACGAGCCGGTGAGCAAGTACACCCGCGCGAAGCTCTTCCAGGAGGCGGGCAAGCGCACGCCCGTCTTCGTCCGCTTCTCCACGGTGATCCACTCCAGCCACTCGCCGGAGACGATGCGTGACCCGCGCGGCTTCGCGGTCAAGTTCTACACGGAAGACGGCAACTGGGACCTCGTGGGCAACAACCTCAAGGTCTTTTTCATCCGCGACGCGATCAAGTTCCCGGACGTGATCCACTCGCTCAAACCCGATCCGGTGACGAACCGGCAAGACGGCGGGCGCATCTTCGACTTCATGAGCAACACGCCGGAAGCGGTGCATATGCTGACCCTGCTGTTCTCGCCGCACGGCATCCCGGCGAACTACCGCCACATGCAGGGCTCGGGCGTGAACACCTACAAGTGGGTGAACGACCGGGGCGAGGCCGTCCTCGTCAAGTACCACTGGGAGCCCGTGCAGGGCATCAAGAACCTCACCCAGCCCGAGGCCGAGGCGATCCAGGGCAAGAACATCAACCACGCCACCCAGGACCTCTACGAGGCCATCGAGCGCGGCGACTACCCGCAGTGGGAACTCCTCGTCCAGATCATGTCGGACGACGACCACCCCGAACTCGACTTCGATCCGCTCGACGACACCAAGATCTGGCCGCGCGACCAGTTCCCCTGGCTGCCGGTGGGCAAGATGACCCTCGACCGCAACCCCGCGAACTACTTCGCGGAAGTCGAGCAGGTCGCCTTCGGCACGGGCGTCCTCGTGGACGGGCTGGACTTCTCCGACGACAAGATGCTGGTGGGCCGCACCTTCTCCTACTCGGACACGCAGCGCTACCGGGTGGGGTCGAACTACCTCCAGCTCCCGATCAACGCGGCGAAAAAGCACGTCGCCACCAACCAGCGCGACGGACAGATGACGTACCGGGTGGACACCGCGCCGGGGCAAAACCCGCACGTCAACTACGAGCCCAGCTCCATGAACGGGCTCGTCGAGGCGCCGCGTGACGTCGTGGAGTACACCCCCTGGGTCGAGGGCAACCTCCAGCGCGCGAACATCGACCGCACGAACAATTTCAAGCAGGCGGGCGAGCAGTACCGCGCCTTCGAGGACTGGGAGCGCGACGACCTGATAGGCAACCTCGTCGAGAACATCTCGGCGGCCACCCCCGAGGTGCAGGCCCGGATGGTCGAACTCTTCACCCAGTGCGACGAGGACTACGGGCGCCGGGTGGCCGAGGGTCTGGCCGCGCGCCGCGTGCCGAGCCGCACCGAGAAGGAAGAGGGCGCCGTTCAGCAGGCAGAGGAGCGGGCGAAGGAAGCCCAGCCTTACTGA
- a CDS encoding SDR family oxidoreductase: MKIKLKPLSEQVIVITGASSGIGLSTARMAAQQGARLVLAARSEEALQKLVWQITDDGGQAAYVVADVSREEDVARVAELARERFGGFDTWVNNAGVGMYGRLEEFSVEDMRRLFDVNFWGLVYGSREALKTLKTRGGALINVGSVVSDRSLPLQGIYASSKHAVKGFTDALRMELEDEEAPVSVTLIKPGPIDTPFPMHARNYLEVEPKHVPPVYAPETVARAILHAATTPTRDLFVGGGGRNMAVLGNVAPRLTDKAMEAGVIPGTKSDRPPLPPEADSLYKPSGYLAERGDYPGMVRGTSAYTEGSMQSRNIGLALLGAGVAAAVWSAARKK, from the coding sequence ATGAAGATCAAGCTCAAACCCCTCAGCGAGCAGGTCATCGTGATCACGGGCGCGTCGAGCGGCATCGGGCTCTCGACGGCGCGTATGGCCGCGCAGCAGGGCGCCCGGCTGGTGCTCGCCGCCCGCAGCGAGGAGGCCCTGCAAAAGCTCGTCTGGCAGATTACCGACGACGGTGGGCAGGCGGCCTACGTCGTGGCGGACGTGAGCCGCGAGGAGGACGTGGCGCGGGTCGCCGAACTCGCCCGCGAACGCTTCGGCGGCTTCGACACCTGGGTGAACAACGCGGGCGTGGGCATGTACGGACGGCTGGAGGAATTCTCGGTCGAGGACATGCGCCGCCTCTTCGACGTGAACTTCTGGGGGCTGGTCTACGGCTCGCGCGAGGCGCTGAAGACCCTCAAGACGCGCGGCGGGGCGCTGATCAACGTGGGCAGCGTGGTCTCCGACCGCTCGCTCCCGCTCCAGGGCATCTACGCCTCCTCCAAACACGCGGTCAAGGGCTTCACCGACGCGCTGCGCATGGAGCTGGAGGACGAGGAGGCCCCCGTCTCCGTCACGCTGATCAAGCCCGGCCCCATCGACACGCCCTTTCCCATGCACGCGCGCAACTACCTGGAGGTCGAGCCCAAGCACGTGCCGCCCGTGTACGCGCCCGAGACGGTGGCCCGCGCCATCCTGCACGCGGCGACCACCCCCACGCGCGACCTCTTCGTGGGCGGCGGGGGCCGGAACATGGCCGTCCTCGGCAACGTCGCCCCCCGCCTCACCGACAAGGCGATGGAGGCGGGCGTCATCCCCGGCACGAAGAGCGACCGCCCGCCCCTCCCGCCCGAGGCCGACAGCCTGTACAAGCCCTCCGGCTACCTCGCCGAGCGCGGCGACTACCCCGGGATGGTCCGGGGGACGAGCGCGTACACCGAGGGCTCGATGCAGTCGCGGAACATCGGGCTCGCGCTGCTGGGGGCGGGGGTGGCGGCGGCGGTCTGGAGTGCGGCGCGGAAGAAGTGA
- a CDS encoding SDR family oxidoreductase — protein sequence MSEDQQKTLPAQQQDEQPGIEAEMDPPPVYIKLDYKAAGKLQGKAAIITGGDSGIGRAVAVHFAREGADVAIVYLDETEDAQKTKRLVEEAGQKCLTIAGDVGDPQFCQQAVRQAVDTFGRLDILVNNAAEQHPKEDVSEITPEQLEKTFRTNIFGYFYMAQAALEHLKEGATIINTSSVTNYKGSPSLVDYASTKGAITSFTRSLSMQLVEKGIRVNGVAPGPIWTPLIPSTFPPEKVETFGADVPMARPGQPAEVATCFVFLASDDSSYISGQMLHPNGGEVVNG from the coding sequence ATGAGCGAAGACCAGCAGAAGACGTTACCCGCCCAGCAGCAGGACGAACAGCCCGGTATCGAAGCCGAGATGGACCCGCCGCCCGTCTACATCAAGCTCGACTACAAGGCCGCCGGGAAGCTCCAGGGCAAGGCCGCCATCATCACGGGCGGGGACAGCGGCATCGGGCGCGCGGTCGCCGTGCATTTCGCGCGGGAGGGGGCCGACGTCGCCATCGTGTACCTCGACGAGACGGAGGACGCCCAGAAGACCAAGCGGCTCGTCGAGGAGGCCGGGCAAAAGTGCCTGACCATCGCGGGCGACGTGGGCGACCCGCAGTTTTGCCAGCAGGCCGTGCGGCAGGCGGTGGACACCTTCGGGCGGCTCGACATCCTGGTGAACAACGCCGCCGAGCAGCACCCCAAGGAGGACGTGTCCGAGATCACGCCCGAGCAGCTCGAAAAGACCTTCCGCACGAACATCTTCGGGTACTTCTACATGGCGCAGGCCGCGCTGGAGCACCTGAAGGAGGGCGCGACGATCATCAACACTTCTTCGGTGACGAATTACAAGGGCAGCCCGTCCCTGGTGGACTACGCCTCCACCAAGGGCGCGATCACGTCCTTCACCCGCTCGCTCTCCATGCAGCTCGTCGAGAAGGGCATCCGGGTGAACGGCGTGGCGCCGGGACCGATCTGGACCCCCTTGATCCCCTCCACCTTCCCGCCCGAGAAGGTCGAGACCTTCGGCGCCGACGTGCCGATGGCCCGCCCCGGCCAGCCCGCTGAGGTGGCGACGTGCTTCGTCTTCCTCGCGTCCGACGATTCGAGCTACATCAGCGGCCAGATGCTCCACCCCAACGGCGGCGAGGTCGTCAACGGCTGA
- a CDS encoding alpha/beta hydrolase family protein, whose protein sequence is MSSAPTHALREETSVPGGTRLRLDLRVAGASVPAVLQLPTVSPGVRVPAALLLHGYSSRADVMADSVGTALLRRGVASLAPDLPLHGTRGNPLELQSLRNPLEVARLWRLALREGAAGVEFLRSHPAVRPDGVALVGYSLGTFLGVTVAAQSREVRALVLAAGGDLPLGTPLTAVARAIVDPPRAVRSLAGRPLLMVNGRHDPVIRPDQAERLFQAASQPKELRWWNGGHSVPQAVVEDSAEWLAARLRGEGVSG, encoded by the coding sequence ATGTCGTCCGCCCCCACGCACGCCCTGCGCGAAGAGACCTCGGTGCCCGGCGGCACGCGCCTGCGCCTCGATCTGCGGGTCGCCGGGGCCTCTGTGCCCGCCGTCTTGCAACTGCCCACCGTCTCGCCGGGGGTGAGGGTGCCCGCCGCCCTGCTGCTCCACGGCTACTCGTCGCGCGCGGACGTGATGGCCGACTCGGTGGGGACGGCGCTGCTGCGGCGCGGGGTGGCCTCGCTCGCCCCCGACCTGCCGCTGCACGGCACACGCGGCAACCCGCTGGAGTTGCAGTCGCTGCGTAACCCGCTGGAGGTCGCCCGGCTGTGGCGCCTCGCCCTGCGTGAGGGGGCCGCCGGGGTGGAGTTCTTGCGCTCGCACCCCGCGGTCAGGCCGGACGGGGTGGCCCTGGTGGGCTACTCGCTGGGCACGTTCCTGGGGGTGACCGTCGCCGCCCAGAGCCGGGAGGTCCGGGCCCTCGTCCTCGCGGCGGGGGGCGACCTGCCGCTGGGGACGCCCCTTACCGCCGTCGCCCGCGCCATCGTGGACCCCCCCCGTGCCGTGCGCTCGCTCGCGGGGCGCCCCCTGTTGATGGTGAACGGTCGCCACGACCCGGTGATCCGCCCCGACCAGGCCGAGCGGCTCTTCCAGGCGGCGAGTCAGCCCAAGGAACTGCGCTGGTGGAACGGCGGGCACAGCGTCCCGCAGGCGGTCGTGGAGGACTCGGCGGAGTGGCTGGCCGCTCGCCTACGGGGGGAGGGGGTTTCGGGCTGA
- a CDS encoding Gfo/Idh/MocA family protein — MTRRLRMGMVGGGKDAFIGAVHRHAAALDGQIDFVAGALSSTPEKARASGLALGLSDDRNYGSWEEMLERELGREDRIDFVSVVTPNHLHYPVARAFAEAGIHVVSDKPLVVSSEQADDLIRVVEASGVVFAVTYNYTGYPMVRQARQMVRSGQLGELRKVTVEYHQGWLAQEQDEETNKQAGWRTDPARSGMGGAIGDIGSHAENLVSTVTGLELEAICADLTAFVPGRRLDDDASVLLRFRGGARGLLTVSQVEIGRENDLRLSVFGTRGSLHWRQEEPNHLLHDTLDGPRQVLTRGSPYLSEEARRATRLPPGHPEAFLEAFANIYLGAAAHIRAKAQGREHVPDYPTPDYPTVEDGARGVHFIERAVESSRGEGKWTDAAWRASR, encoded by the coding sequence ATGACCCGCCGCCTGCGGATGGGCATGGTCGGCGGCGGCAAGGACGCCTTCATCGGGGCCGTGCACCGCCACGCCGCCGCGCTCGACGGGCAGATTGACTTTGTGGCCGGGGCGCTGTCGAGCACGCCGGAGAAGGCCCGCGCCTCCGGGCTCGCCCTCGGGCTCTCTGACGACCGCAACTACGGTTCGTGGGAAGAGATGCTGGAGCGGGAGCTGGGGCGCGAGGACCGGATCGATTTCGTCTCTGTCGTCACGCCCAACCACCTGCACTATCCGGTCGCCAGGGCGTTCGCGGAGGCTGGAATCCACGTCGTCAGCGACAAACCTCTGGTCGTCAGCAGCGAGCAGGCGGACGACCTGATCCGGGTGGTGGAGGCGTCGGGCGTGGTCTTCGCCGTCACCTACAACTACACCGGCTACCCGATGGTGCGGCAGGCCCGCCAGATGGTCCGCTCGGGGCAACTGGGTGAGTTGCGCAAGGTCACCGTCGAGTACCACCAGGGCTGGCTCGCCCAGGAGCAGGACGAGGAGACCAACAAGCAGGCGGGCTGGCGCACCGACCCGGCCCGCAGCGGCATGGGCGGCGCCATCGGCGACATCGGCTCCCACGCGGAGAACCTCGTCTCCACCGTCACCGGGCTGGAATTGGAGGCGATCTGCGCCGACCTCACCGCCTTCGTGCCGGGGCGGCGGCTGGACGACGACGCCAGCGTCCTGCTGCGTTTCCGGGGTGGGGCCAGGGGCCTGCTCACCGTCTCCCAGGTCGAGATAGGCCGGGAGAACGACCTGCGGCTGAGCGTCTTCGGCACGAGGGGCAGCCTGCACTGGCGGCAGGAGGAGCCCAATCACCTCCTCCACGACACGCTCGACGGTCCCAGGCAGGTGCTCACGCGCGGGAGCCCGTACCTGAGCGAGGAGGCCAGGCGGGCGACCCGTCTTCCCCCCGGCCACCCCGAGGCGTTCCTGGAAGCCTTCGCCAACATCTACCTCGGCGCCGCCGCCCACATCCGCGCGAAGGCGCAGGGCCGGGAGCACGTGCCCGACTACCCCACCCCCGACTACCCCACCGTGGAGGACGGGGCGCGGGGCGTCCACTTCATCGAGCGCGCGGTGGAAAGCAGCCGGGGCGAGGGAAAGTGGACGGACGCGGCGTGGCGGGCGAGCCGTTGA
- a CDS encoding ABC transporter substrate-binding protein, with amino-acid sequence MNRRLTLTALLLAAPALASTAGAAPGSWRGTINMAAADYTPNFPGVKKENQLKVFQQIADEYEKRYPGIKIRFYTQPIPDTNTMIRVKAAAGELFDVYWAQAYSLNSTLPRGVAADLAPAFKQPNPYVPGNKAWQDVMDKAQLAEGRNANGAVYTLSGDKVAYTIFYNKDLFKKAGVTKVPTTWPELIAASKRLNAAGIFPMHAVPAYPWWSRHFLTDFYSKDYAKLTGYDGLPGQSPLDEAVAIHKGILTPKDDRFMSWWPVMKQFTDTWPKDYLTADPAKNYDAFQDFVGQKEAMLYEGSYKVREMLDAGVKFPVGAFNFPKLSKNESRHATGVNTANAYSGTGGFQFAMSTPLSNKTMREKGKTEAVLDWMRFFGTPRNLQRLTAEQGTYAPTWPGTSVRLALSNFDSGAITTQIKLPERSIGAQNASANLGWVDMQRIFGLYLSGNITLDQAKAQAQTVLDRAAQDYARKNKVDLSKY; translated from the coding sequence ATGAACCGCAGACTGACCCTGACCGCCCTGCTGCTCGCCGCGCCCGCCCTGGCCTCGACGGCGGGAGCCGCGCCCGGCTCGTGGCGGGGCACGATCAACATGGCGGCAGCCGACTACACGCCCAACTTCCCCGGTGTGAAAAAGGAAAACCAACTCAAGGTGTTTCAGCAGATCGCCGACGAGTACGAGAAGAGGTATCCCGGGATCAAGATCCGGTTCTACACCCAGCCCATCCCCGACACGAACACCATGATCCGGGTAAAGGCGGCGGCGGGCGAGCTGTTCGACGTGTACTGGGCCCAGGCCTACAGCCTGAACTCCACCCTGCCCAGGGGGGTGGCGGCGGACCTCGCGCCCGCCTTCAAGCAGCCCAACCCGTATGTCCCCGGCAACAAGGCGTGGCAGGACGTGATGGACAAGGCCCAGCTCGCCGAGGGCCGCAATGCCAACGGCGCCGTGTACACCCTGAGCGGCGACAAGGTGGCGTACACGATCTTTTACAACAAAGACCTGTTCAAGAAGGCGGGAGTCACCAAGGTACCGACGACCTGGCCCGAACTCATCGCGGCGTCGAAGCGGCTCAACGCGGCGGGCATCTTTCCCATGCACGCCGTGCCCGCCTACCCGTGGTGGAGCCGCCACTTCCTGACCGACTTCTATTCCAAGGATTACGCGAAGCTCACGGGGTACGACGGGCTGCCCGGTCAGTCGCCGCTCGACGAGGCGGTGGCGATCCACAAGGGCATCCTGACGCCGAAAGACGACCGCTTCATGTCGTGGTGGCCGGTGATGAAGCAGTTCACCGACACCTGGCCCAAGGACTACCTCACCGCCGACCCGGCGAAGAACTACGACGCCTTCCAGGACTTCGTGGGCCAGAAGGAAGCGATGCTCTACGAGGGCAGCTACAAGGTCCGCGAGATGCTCGACGCGGGCGTGAAGTTCCCGGTGGGGGCCTTCAACTTCCCGAAGCTCTCCAAGAACGAGAGCAGGCACGCGACGGGCGTGAACACGGCGAACGCCTACTCGGGCACGGGCGGCTTCCAGTTCGCGATGAGCACGCCGCTCTCGAACAAGACCATGCGCGAGAAGGGCAAGACAGAAGCGGTGCTCGACTGGATGCGCTTTTTCGGTACGCCCAGAAATCTGCAACGCCTGACCGCCGAGCAGGGCACCTACGCGCCCACCTGGCCCGGCACGAGCGTGCGGCTGGCGCTGAGCAACTTCGACTCCGGGGCGATCACGACGCAGATCAAGCTGCCCGAGCGCTCCATCGGCGCGCAGAACGCCTCGGCGAACCTCGGCTGGGTGGACATGCAGCGCATCTTCGGGCTGTACCTCAGCGGCAACATCACGCTCGACCAGGCCAAGGCCCAGGCGCAGACGGTGCTCGACCGCGCCGCCCAGGACTACGCCCGCAAGAACAAGGTCGATCTTTCCAAGTACTGA
- a CDS encoding carbohydrate ABC transporter permease, whose amino-acid sequence MTALPGFRPSPSPRWGTLARLRRGWPAYLFLLPTLLLVGYFSYYPAYIAVTRAFTDWDGLNVPNFTGVENFQRAVSDPVMGQATLNMAIWVVLGLILALVPPLLISELIFHLRGQRRQYAYRTLFVIPIVIPSLVLLLVWGSFYRSDGLLNNLLASVGLSGLRHDWLSDPGTALYSLIFLGFPYVDAFNFLLLYAGLQAIPQDVFDAAKIDGATGWRRVLRIDLPLLRPQLGLIAVLAIIGNVQYFISPLVLTSGGPGFATTVPALLMYFTATRDGEYGYAMAIAVLLMILVVALTGLSRWLSRGSR is encoded by the coding sequence ATGACCGCCCTGCCCGGTTTTCGCCCCAGCCCCTCCCCCCGGTGGGGCACCCTCGCCCGGTTGCGGCGGGGCTGGCCCGCCTACCTCTTCCTGCTGCCGACCCTGCTGCTCGTCGGGTACTTCTCGTACTACCCGGCCTACATCGCGGTCACGCGGGCCTTCACCGACTGGGACGGCCTGAACGTCCCCAACTTCACGGGCGTGGAGAATTTCCAGCGGGCGGTCAGCGACCCCGTGATGGGGCAGGCCACCCTGAACATGGCGATCTGGGTCGTGCTGGGGCTGATCCTCGCCCTCGTGCCGCCGCTCCTCATCTCGGAGCTGATCTTCCACCTGCGGGGCCAGCGTCGGCAGTACGCCTACCGGACCCTCTTCGTCATCCCCATCGTGATCCCTTCGCTGGTGCTGCTGCTCGTGTGGGGCAGCTTTTACCGCAGCGACGGGCTGCTCAACAACCTGCTGGCGTCGGTCGGGCTCAGCGGGCTGCGGCACGACTGGCTGAGCGACCCGGGCACGGCGCTCTACAGCCTGATCTTCCTGGGCTTTCCGTACGTGGACGCCTTCAACTTCCTGCTGCTGTACGCCGGGCTCCAGGCCATCCCGCAGGACGTGTTCGACGCCGCGAAGATCGACGGGGCGACGGGGTGGCGGCGGGTGCTGAGGATCGACCTGCCGCTGCTGCGCCCGCAACTCGGGCTGATCGCCGTGCTCGCCATCATCGGCAACGTCCAGTACTTCATCAGCCCGCTCGTGCTGACCTCGGGGGGTCCGGGCTTCGCGACGACCGTGCCCGCCCTGCTGATGTACTTCACGGCCACGCGGGACGGCGAGTACGGCTACGCGATGGCGATTGCCGTGCTGCTGATGATCCTCGTCGTCGCGCTGACGGGCCTCTCGCGCTGGCTCAGCCGGGGGTCGAGATGA
- a CDS encoding carbohydrate ABC transporter permease: MTAGPRRVGLTPGEIVRQAVLVLFGLLALFPLYFSLVNSFKDRVQYAENLLNIPSTLHPENYAVAWAQIQGPLLNSVIVTVTSVLATLVLASLSAYAFALMDFPGRHLLFGITFALLLVPEFLTLIPLYVQIRNLTLPSNYLAIILPTIAAGQPFAILVLRAAFEAIPKDMLEAARLDGAGHLQLLRRIVLPISLPILISVAIIRLIPVWNEYLLPSLVLDEAHRTLPVALVNFQGGGAATAVTPNYGALMASYVLSAVPLLVLFAFLMRYYIQGVTSGGVKG; encoded by the coding sequence ATGACCGCCGGGCCGCGCCGCGTGGGCCTCACGCCGGGCGAGATCGTCCGTCAGGCGGTGCTCGTCCTCTTCGGGCTGCTCGCCCTCTTCCCGCTGTACTTCAGCCTCGTCAACTCCTTCAAGGACCGGGTGCAGTACGCGGAGAACCTGCTCAACATCCCGTCCACCCTCCACCCTGAGAATTACGCGGTGGCCTGGGCGCAGATTCAGGGCCCGCTGCTGAACTCGGTGATCGTGACGGTCACGAGCGTGCTGGCGACGCTGGTGCTCGCTTCCCTGAGCGCCTACGCCTTCGCGCTGATGGACTTCCCGGGGCGGCACCTGCTGTTCGGGATCACCTTCGCCCTCTTGCTCGTGCCGGAGTTCCTGACGCTGATCCCGCTGTACGTGCAGATTCGCAACCTGACGCTGCCGAGCAACTACCTGGCGATCATCCTGCCGACCATCGCCGCCGGGCAACCTTTCGCCATCCTGGTGCTGCGGGCGGCCTTCGAGGCGATCCCCAAGGACATGTTGGAGGCCGCGCGGCTCGACGGGGCCGGTCACCTGCAACTCTTGCGCCGGATCGTGCTGCCGATCAGCCTGCCCATCCTGATCTCCGTGGCGATCATCCGCCTGATCCCGGTGTGGAACGAGTACCTGCTGCCCTCGCTCGTCCTCGACGAGGCGCACCGCACCCTGCCCGTCGCGCTGGTGAATTTCCAGGGAGGCGGGGCCGCCACCGCCGTCACGCCGAACTACGGGGCGCTGATGGCCTCCTACGTGCTCTCGGCGGTGCCGCTGCTCGTGCTCTTCGCCTTCCTGATGCGCTACTACATCCAGGGCGTGACGAGCGGCGGGGTGAAGGGGTAA
- a CDS encoding DUF4142 domain-containing protein, whose amino-acid sequence MHKRLLTAATALSLVIPAALAGGAQGQPVGPVTTAQVSNDTDVLFMEVASMSNLTEITTSQLALQKSTNQNVRAYAQQMITEHTRAQAELRALANAKGVRIADKPGADQRLLYNRLTTLSGAAFDAAYKNVQVNGHQMTLDLIETYRPLSKDQQVGAYAAKIQPAVARHLEEAKALPGS is encoded by the coding sequence ATGCATAAACGTCTTCTGACTGCCGCCACCGCCTTGAGTCTCGTCATTCCCGCTGCGCTCGCCGGGGGCGCCCAGGGGCAGCCCGTCGGGCCCGTGACCACCGCGCAGGTCTCGAACGACACCGACGTGCTGTTCATGGAAGTGGCGAGCATGAGCAACCTCACGGAGATCACGACCTCGCAGCTCGCCCTGCAAAAGAGCACGAACCAGAACGTGCGCGCCTACGCCCAGCAGATGATCACCGAGCACACCCGCGCCCAGGCCGAGCTGCGGGCCCTCGCCAACGCCAAGGGCGTGCGTATCGCCGACAAGCCGGGCGCGGATCAGCGCCTGCTGTACAACCGCCTGACCACGCTCTCGGGCGCGGCCTTCGACGCGGCCTACAAGAACGTGCAGGTCAACGGGCACCAGATGACCCTCGACCTGATCGAGACCTACCGCCCCCTGAGCAAAGACCAGCAGGTTGGCGCCTACGCGGCGAAGATCCAGCCCGCCGTGGCGCGCCATCTCGAAGAGGCCAAGGCGCTGCCGGGAAGCTAA